Proteins co-encoded in one Thermodesulfobacteriota bacterium genomic window:
- a CDS encoding ISAzo13 family transposase has protein sequence AVTTRTGLRVRAELDREKYPTKIVVTDEELAALYLIRHAFHGDWNYTIRPRLPATALP, from the coding sequence GTGCCGTAACGACGCGGACGGGACTGCGGGTACGGGCGGAACTGGACCGGGAGAAGTACCCGACGAAGATCGTGGTCACCGACGAAGAGCTGGCGGCCCTATACCTGATTCGCCACGCCTTCCACGGAGACTGGAACTACACAATCCGCCCGCGTTTACCCGCCACGGCGCTCCCATAG